ctatagaaaaaaaaaaaaaaaatttagtaatattgTTAACAATACTGATATGTTAGTATTATGCAAACaacaattgtttaataatttatagtaatgtGCTGACTCAGAGTTCATTAAATGCAGATTGATATTATGTGAATCAACAAACTTATTGATATCCCAATGGGAATCCCATAGGAATAGAGGattgaataacaataaattaatctggGATTCTTACCTGTTTGAGTGAAACTTTGGCTGTATATCTGATGTCACTGCCTTCTCGCTTGAACAATGGATTAGGTTTGTCTCTAATGTAAAACACTATATCAGCTGGGATCTTGTTTCTCCCTTGGTCACCCTCTTTCTGGAACGTTATTTTTGTACCGGCTTTCCAACCAGGTTTTACATGGATGGTCAACACCTTGTCTTCTTTTTTCGATGTACCATCTGGTTGGATGACACGACGAGATATCTTCATTTTCTTTACGCAACCACGGGAAATATCCTCAAGCGACACGTATAAATCATGTTCTATTGGCGGATCCTGAGTCTTCTCTTTTCTGTTAGGAGACCCGTGGAAATTGAAACTGTGACTTCTGAAGGCGCCACCGGGGCCACCTGGTCTTGCTTGTCCTAGACCCATGTTGGCGAACGGGTCCATGTCAACATCCATGTCGCGGTCGAAAAACATCGTCGTGCCACCTGTGCCGTTCAGATCGAAGAATGCTTGGAACGGGCTCGCTGAACCGAAGAACTGTGCAAAAGTAGCTCTCGGATCTCCATGGAACGTGTACGAAAACGACTGGCCACCTCCTGGTCCATTCTGTCCACCCATTCCTCCCTTAAGTCCTTCCTCCCCGTGAGCATCATAGATTTCGCGCTTTTTCTTGTCAGACAGTACTTCGTAAGCTTCCGCTACTTCTTTAAACCTTTCCTCTGCCCCGGGGGCTTTATTTTTATCCGGATGGTATTTTAGTGCTAATTTTCTATAAGCTTTTTTGATCTCGTCATCTGTCGCTCCTTTCGAAAGAcccaatattttgtaataatcctTTCCCATTTTGATGATTTATCCTGAAACAAAGAAACGATTCCTTTTAGTTTTCGCTGACACCATTTTTGGAGTCTTATGAACCGCGCAATACTACACTATTTCCAGAAGATTTGGTTCttgatgtttaatttttctactatgataaaacattataatgcaTAAAAAACGTACCAGATATACTTACAATAGTAGGTTTAATTAGAAATCCACTAATAACTAGATGAAAGTCTTAATATATCCACTCACAACACAACTCACAAGTTCACACTATCTACTTCACAAATGAATGAAACGTAGCGCTGTCGTCGCgccaaaatatatacattaaaacgtCTAGAACATTCTAGGGCCTTCACTTGACGAGTAAAAGAGACACAacatgaaaattatatgattagtAGACGtgttagaaagagataaatataattttaggacTTCAATTAGAACCAAGCACCGAGTGCAGACTTGACGTCGCTTTTGTATTTAGTTAGTTTTCAATTGCAAACTACTAACTGTGACGCTATGTTTGTGTTATTATTAACCAATGACAGACGACTTTTTAAATACTAACCAATAGAAATACAGTTCAGCAAGCTtggaaaaatcaaataaaatgctatgaaaattattgtaatagctAAAAACTCATTGAAAACTGCCTTATTATTTGTGACGTAGCTTTTCGTATGCAAGAAAGAGATAGAAAAAGAAATGTAGGCAATGATTGAGTcagtgcaaaaaatatttatattttggtttttatattCATGACAGTAtggtttactttattttattgtacacgaGTAAAAGGGTTTTTACGACTATGATCGGTTGGCAAATCAAAACCATTTAAGTActcatacaatacaattttaatgtgaaatatatattagaatacaatgttaatattttttatacttttaaattattcctaAATTACAtcgaatgtattaaattttatgttttaaaacaatacaaggTATGGTGTTGAGATTATATGAGCATCAAACACGTGAGAGATAAAACAGAATGTGGGTCAAGAAACAAAACAGCAGTTCACGTGTACGCGTTTAATATTCATCAAGTAAtgccaaatttaattttgtatttatgatttatttgttaatcatatacattttgacattttataccATAAATATTAGGTATACACACAAAATAGGTATACTATATCAGTTAAAGAAAGTAAGTAAACGCGTCCAGAATAGTCTAGAAATTTCTGTATGTTTCTATGTCGCGTGTAACTTTGAAGCGCTAAGCGGTAATGTTAAAACACAGTACacattttatacacatttaataaactaatagcgataaattttacactaaaaataaatagtaaagcaACTTCATTTCATACGTATTATGCTTCGAAACAATAGCTAGGaaaattggtttaatttttcGTTGTTCCTATTCTTTATTATTGAGAAGTTATTTTGACAAATTATGAATACAcgttatttctaattttttagttttttttttcagggaTGTGTAAAGGGAGTTTTGTCCAAATCGTCTTATAATGTATGATGTCACCAAACGGCAAACATGTAATAGCTACACCTTACAGCAGGCTAATGTATTGTAGTTTGACCGTAcctatacttttttttgtttaatattaattaatgatttatttatttacattaacaatcGTCATCCGagttgtaattgtaatataaacgaTGCATGCAGGGTTTAATAACAGGTTGACATTTTAATGTGATTATATTATAGGTACCAATTACCAATGTATCGTAAACAGAAATCGAATCTTGGAACGTGACGTAAGGGTTTGTTCGTTGACTTCCCCACCACGGGAGGTCATCGGTTATCATGTTTGCACTATATTTAGGCAGAAAGTCCTATTCATAAACACTTAAGAAAAAACtatatttcttcttttattattttttcttaaatgcaGAATCATGTTAATAGAAGagtaagatttgtttttttttttcggattcACTCTGTAATTGCGAGTCTTATTAATATTGAACTTTTTTattgtgtgtttatttttattaaaggcaGGCGCCTCACTAATCTAGTAGCTATAAGGCTAGTTTGTAACTAATATGAGCCTATAAAAAATTGAGAATACTCCGCACCTACCCAGCAGTATTCGCAACAGTGACACTACTGTATCAGGAATCCTAATAAAGCGATCTAAAGAGATAGCCCGATCCGTATTCGGATCTGTCGGAAAATAAAGGAATACGAAAATGAGACGCAGGAAGACTCTTTATTATATCTTGTTTCTAGAGATATATGtagtttgttatattatatattcagtaTCAAAAGTCGAGCCTACTTTATTGCACATAGGTCTACTCTAGATCTTCATAATGTAcacaaatgtaatgtatataaatgttgacaagttttcaatttttgttttattaaaataaattaagataaccgtagttttaataattgttatttattaatttttaaattccttaaAAAGTATACAACGTAGgtattagaattttaatttattttttggttaaaGGTACGGTATATttcctgtttttattttttttaataaagataagtatagcacaaattatttatttttatgaggttttttttttatgttataggtggcaaacgagcaggaggctcatctgatggaaagtgactagtGAGTTCATCCCGAAAGTTACTAACATattcaacaattaattaatctaaatattatcacattatatatttataatgtatttataagcatatgtttttactttttgtgtCAATCTGTAAAGTTTTACGTTAGCTTCTGtatctttattaaaagataCTTTTGACAAGTTtacattgacatt
The nucleotide sequence above comes from Vanessa tameamea isolate UH-Manoa-2023 chromosome 2, ilVanTame1 primary haplotype, whole genome shotgun sequence. Encoded proteins:
- the LOC113398247 gene encoding dnaJ protein homolog 1 yields the protein MGKDYYKILGLSKGATDDEIKKAYRKLALKYHPDKNKAPGAEERFKEVAEAYEVLSDKKKREIYDAHGEEGLKGGMGGQNGPGGGQSFSYTFHGDPRATFAQFFGSASPFQAFFDLNGTGGTTMFFDRDMDVDMDPFANMGLGQARPGGPGGAFRSHSFNFHGSPNRKEKTQDPPIEHDLYVSLEDISRGCVKKMKISRRVIQPDGTSKKEDKVLTIHVKPGWKAGTKITFQKEGDQGRNKIPADIVFYIRDKPNPLFKREGSDIRYTAKVSLKQALCGTIIEVPTMSGEKLTVNLQGEVVKPYTVKRFPGYGLPFPKEPTRKGDLLVAFDIKFPDRLSSGVKEILMDTLPN